The uncultured Cohaesibacter sp. genome segment ATCGGCACCGGCATCAACAGCGGTGCGCAGTGCGGCGGGGGTGCCTGCCGGGCAAACCAGTTCCATGGCTTTCTGGGTCATCTCTCCTCCTGGCAATTGGTTGTCTGGGTCTCACCCTGTTGCAAGGGATCCAGATAGGCGCGTGCCCGCAGCGTTCAGAACGTGCGGGGCATGCCGGTCGTTTTCATGTTTTTTCGGGTCTTGATGCCCGCTGAGTTTTCATCCGAGTCACGTCGGATAGACGCCATGCATTGGCTCCATGCCAAACCCATTGTCATTGGCCTGACGGGTGGCTGATGTGAAGGAGCTGTTGCGAAAGGTTTCCAGAATGGCCTTGCCGCCGGTTTCTACCGGTCGGGACAGTTTGCCTGCCATTTGTGCGCATTCATGGATGAAATCGATCTCTGCATCATCAAGCGCATTGCGCAGGGCGAGAACCGCTTCGGTATCGCCTTCGATGGACAGGTCACGGGAAAAGAAGAGCGCGTCGCCATCTTCTTCGCCATCCATCAAGTCAAGCAAGGACATGAAGGGGGCGGAGACGGTTACATCCCGGTTGGGGAAGGCGTCAATCGAGCGCGACAGGCGAATCTGGACCCGTTCATTATAGAAGGTCAGACAGGCGATCCAGTCCAGATCGGTCGGAATCACGACAAAGCATTTTTCGGCATAGTCACCAAGACGCTCAAAAAATTCCGGATGCTCAAAGGCGATCCGATTGGCAGCTGCTGCAATCAGGCGCTCAAGTGGCATCAGGGGTAAAAACTGGGTCAGGCGTGCGACACAAGGGGGGAAAGAACGCACCGTTCCATCAGTCATCATCTTATCTCCTTAGTCCCGGCTTTGGTGCCCGGCCTTCGGGCTTCGTGCGAGAAGTAGATATTCGTAACCTTGCCAGCGCATGGATGGCGGGCCTTATGGTTGCGAATTGGAATGCTTATCTTGGCGACAAATAGCAGCTTTTGAATGACAAATATCATCACCACCTGCGCCAAAATGGCGCGCGTAATTTCCCTTATTTCGCAGGGTCGCATTCTTCGCGGCACGTGTGGTTTGAAACTTTTGAATTTGCGGACGCGAGCAAGGGATCCAGATCGGTTTGGATCTGCTGATTTCCTTGCCTTGAAATGCCGGATTTCTGCTGTTTCTGTCGGAGGTTGCAAGGGAGCTGGCCATCTTTCTGTCTTTTTGAGACCATCATGGTCATCTAACGTCTCTACGCGACAATGAACCGGTTCAGGACGAATGAGGCTGGCAAGGATCGCTTTGGCTTCGCCTTTTGACGTGTTGAAATCTCGGCTTTTGGTGCACCGCTGCCAAACCTTGTTTGATCGCGCAACAAACGGGGGAAGGAGGGGGAGACAGATGCTCGCATTTTATCAACAGGCGTTGCTCTTGTGGCATCAAGGCTTGCCGTTCCTTGCTTGAAATTTGTGTTTTACTTTCCGGAAATTGCGTCTAAGTGGCTTGAAATTTTGCATTTTGCAGGTGCGCCATCTTTGACGGGGCAAAAGGATCGGCAGGGCTATGATTTTGCTAGGCAAAGGGCAACAAGCATGGTAGTGACCAGCGTCAACTTCTATCAAATAGCTTCTACCCAAATGGGTCTTGTTTGCGACATGCTGGCAGGCTCCACTCAGAGGCATTTCCTTTTGGCACCGCGTTTGTCCCCTCCCGCTCGGCATGGCAAACCAAACTCAGAGGACTGTTGACATGGCCATCATCCTTGAACCTTCCACCGGTCGCGAAGCGCTGACGTTTGACGACGTTCTTCTTCAGCCTGATCATTCTATTGTGATGCCCGGTGAGGTGAATATCTCCACCCGGTTGACCAAGGAAATCGAACTCAATCTACCGATCCTGTCCTCTGCAATGGACACTGTGTCTGAAGCCAAAATGGCCATTGCCATGGCGCAGGCTGGTGGCATGGGCGTGATCCATAAGAATCTCACCCTCGAAGAGCAGGCCGAGCAAGTTCGCCAGGTCAAAAAATTCGAAAGTGGCATGGTGGTCAATCCGCTGACCATTACTCCCGATTATACCGTGGAAGAGGCCAAGGCGGTCACCACGCGCTTTGGCTTTTCTGGCGTGCCGGTGGTCGAAGGCACCAAGGATGGCGAGAAAACAGGCCGTCTGGTCGGCATTCTGACCCACCGCGATTTGCGCTTTGCTTCTGATCCAGAGCAGCGCGTCTATGAGCTGATGACCCGAGACAATCTTGTCACCGTGACTGAGCAGGTTTCGCAGAATGAAGCCAAGCGCTTGCTGCACCAGCACCGCATTGAAAAATTGCTGGTGGTGGATGACAAATATCACTGTGTCGGTCTGATCACCGTGAAGGATATCGAGAAATCCCGTCTCAATCCCAATGCCTGTAAAGATGCGCAGGGCCGTCTGCGTGTGGCTGCTGCCTGCTCGGTGGGCGACAAAGGCTTCGAGATGGCCGAAGCGTTGATGGATGCTGAGGTGGATGCTTTGGTGGTTGATACCGCTCATGGTCACAGCCAGGCGGTGCTTGATGTTGTGACGCGGATCAAGAAAGTCAGCAACGGAGTGCAGGTGATTGCCGGTAATGTGGCCACTGCCAGCGCCACCAAGGCGCTGATTGATGCAGGGGCGGATGCGGTCAAGGTTGGTATTGGGCCGGGCTCGATCTGCACCACCCGTATTGTGGCGGGCGTTGGTGTGCCACAATTGACCGCCGTGATGGATTGCTCCAATGCTGCTGCAGAGGCCGGGATTCCGACGATTGCTGATGGCGGCATCAAGTTTTCAGGCGATCTGGCCAAGGCTCTGGCCGGTGGCGCTATGGTCGGTATGGTTGGCTCTTTGTTGGCGGGCACCGACGAAAGCCCCGGCGAGGTTTATCTGTATCAGGGCCGTTCGTTCAAATCCTATCGGGGGATGGGCTCTGTTGGTGCCATGGCGCGCGGCTCGGCCGACCGTTACTTCCAGGCAGAAGTGCGCGACAATCTCAAGCTTGTGCCAGAAGGCGTTGAAGGTCAGGTGCCCTATAAAGGTCCAGTTTCGGCCGTTCTGCACCAGCTGGCCGGTGGCCTGCGAGCTGCTATGGGCTATACTGGCTCCAAGGATTTGGCGGAATTTCGTGAGCGCGCCAAATTTGTTCGCATCTCTTCGGCTTCCTTGCGTGAATCCCACGCCCACGACGTAACCATCACCCGCGAAAGCCCGAACTATGGCGGCGTGAGCTGATCAAAAATACTACTTGAATCACTGAAGAGCCAATAGAGTCTGGGGCGATCAGCCTATGACTTTATTGGCTTTTTTGTGAGTGGCCAAGGGCGCGAATGAGCCCAAGGTAGACATTGAAAAGAGAATTTTGCACTCCCAGCATCATTTTTCATAGACATTCCTGGAACTCCGAAGTGGAAGCCGTGGAGGAATTGCGACATCCGTTAGAGCGTGCCAATGAAGATTTGCAGGGCTACCAGGTTTTGCCCGAACTGAGGCACTTATTGAGATCCGACCTGCTTTTTTTGTCTTGGCATTGAAGGAAAGCGTAGAGGTCGCCGTCCTGCGCGTATTCAATATAGGGAGAAATGGCATAGCGGCTGTCCTCATCATTGATGAATGTGCCGTAGGCGCCAATCTTTCCGATAGTGTTGGGATTGGATTTTTCGATCAGGGATTTTAAGTGCATCGGATCAAGAAAGCTATCAGGCAATTGATCAAACGGACCATCAAAATAACTATTGCTGGCTACATTGGCACCAAGAACGCCCACAAGAATTCTGCGCTTATTCTCAGTATCATTGTAATAGGCAAAGCCGGTACGGTTCCCTACGATCAAATGCCTGTCAAGGTCTACAGAGCGAAAGGTCTCACTGGCTCCCAATCGGGTGTTATGCTGATAGAGAAATACCTTTGAATCATGATCGAAGATCACATCAAAACGGACGCCAGATTCATCAAAACTTGGCCCAATATACTCTTCGTTCTCGGGTAGTTCGGGCTTGTCGGCAAGCTCCCGCTTGGCATCATAAATGTATATTTTTTTGACCAAACTTTCAAAGCGAAGCTCATAGATGAAAGGCGACAGCTTTTTGAAACTGACCCCATTGTCCTTTGACAGCATATGAAAGAAGTCCGGGTTGCTGCCATTGCCATGGGCCTTGAAATAAACAAAAGACACGCGCCCCTCATCACGGAAGCTCGCATCAAAACGCAAGTTTCCTCGGATATTTTCGCCCTCATTGAAGAAGTCGAAATAGTAATAACCTTCGCTGGGATAAACCGTGATCTCCTCTCGCATAGCGACCAGGACATGCCGAAGAACAGCATCCCTGTCAGTAAGATCAAGGCCGGGCATGTGTGCTTGATTGACAAAATCCTGATTGAAATTGACCTTAATCGATTTTATCGTCGCCTCCTTCGCGGAGGCCAGACCGTCTGTCGGACTGGCAGCATGAGAAGAGAATGCAGAGGAAAATAAAAGAGCGACGGGTAGGATAAACTTGGACAGAACGGGCATGGCAAAAAATCGCACGTTTTAAGAAAGAGGGAAAGGGGCTGTGAAACGCAAAGCTTGAGGAGCGGAACTGACGCGGCACTTTGAGTTCCAAAAGAATGGTGCGACCCCGATGAAGGGGCCGCCAATGCTTAGGGAGCTGAAAAATGGATCAGAATTTGGTTTTTGAGGATTTGCTCGCCTTCTTCTTATGCTTGTCCCCTTTGATAGCGCTTTCCTGAACCCGGTTAAGGCCACCTTTGCTTTGGGAAACAGCTCCCTTGGCCTTGGATCCTGAACCTGCGCGACCATGAGTACGGTCTGTTGAAGACCCGATCTTGTGGCCACTGGCCATTTTCATCTCTTGCTTCGATTTGTCATAGATCTTGATGTCTGATGCTTGGGTGGAAGTTGCCACTATCATTAGGGCGAAGGCTGCAAAAATTGCTTTCATGTCAATATTCCTTATCTTTTTTACTATGGTCTTGAGGTCGTTTCAGATGGAAATAGCCCTATCAGAATTTGGTCGGTCCACTTTCTTTGGGGCTCTTTTTCTTGCGATGGCCAGATATGCTCTGGCTCGCTTCTGCCGTGCCTGTGTCAGGATCAGTCACCCGACCCCATTTTTTTGACTTGCGACGCTTGTGCTCAGCCCGGGATAAGGCGATGCCATGGGACTGGCTGCCAGCTTCTGCCTTTTCCCCTTTCGCATAGACCTTGATATCCGAGGCTTGCACAGAGGTGGCCAGAAGAGTGATAGCCAGTGATGCAAAAATAGCTTTCATAATGATTTCCTTGATTTTAAACCGGGTCGTCTGACTTTGCGGATTTAGACCAATCGATATGGATCAGAAGCCAACGCTGAGGTTGCCAGAATGCTTGAAACAACAAGTGTAAGAACATGTTTCATTGGAATTCCTTTGATAGTCATCTTTTCGCACCTATCGATCAGACGCTTCATGTCTAAATTTGGTTCAAGTAAAATCGCTATTTTTGATTTTTGTCTGGCCTGATTGCTGTGTTCAGGCATGGCCGCAAACTGGTATTGCTCGAATGACTTCCGAACCCAATGCCTGAATTCAGGCGCACCAATCCATTAGCCCGCAAAATGTATATTATCGAGCTGGTCATAGTTCCAAGTACCAGATGGTAGTCTCGGTAGAATTAGAGAAAAGAAAGCCCTGACATAAACGCAATAGGATCAGTCCTATAAGATAATGAGGAATTTGAACGACCCACCGCGACCCTGAAGCTGCTATTCAGATCAGCGAGAAGCTACATGAGGGATGCATGAAAAAAGATGTGGCTAGGTAAAGATCCGAAAGGTCCTGACGCATCTGACCCCGCGCACGATGTACAAATGACAGATATCTTCCAGATTTGCTGTTCACTTTTCATGGGATGAAAATCACGGCAACACAACAAATGCCCGCTCTGTCCGCACACCCGCCATTCGCGTTATAGTTTGAGATCCTTTTTAGAATGGTGACTTGGGTGGCTGGTGCTAGTGCATCGGCCACTTTGTTGTTTCTGGGGATGTGTTTTCCGGGATGGCGATTGCCGCTCATCCTGATAGGGTGGGGTGGCTTCTTCTTTTGCGATCAAACGGGGTATCTTTGATGAACGAGCATATTTTGCAGGCTTGTTTGCTGGATGGTAAGGGCGGCTCGACGCCTCTGTCGAAGGAACAACTGGCGGACATGGGCCAGATCGATGGGGTGGTTTTTATCTATTTTGATGGCTCGAGGCCCGAGACCCGAGACAGTTTGAAAACAGCCTTTCCCATGCTCGATCTGCTGGTGCAGGATGCTTTGCTGGATGTCGATACACGGCCACGGATGACGCAGATGGATGAAGGCGTGTTGCTGATGCTGCGCGGGGCCAACCTTAATGACGGGCAAGAGCCGGAGGACATGGTGTCGGTCAGTGTCTGGGCCGACCCGAACCGTATCATTTGTGTCAGTTATGAAGGGGTGCGGGCACTGGGTGACATTTATGCCTTGTTACAGTCGGGCAAGGGGCCAAAGGATTCGGGGCAATTTCTCAGCATGTTGTGCAAGCGCTTGATCCAGAGGTTGGAGCCGACCTTGTCGGCGCTGGATGATGCAACGGATGCCATCGAAGAATTGGTTTTGGTGACGCCGGATCTCTCTTTGCGCGAGCAAATTGCCGATGTGCGCGGGCAAGCCATTGCCTTTCGGCGTTACCTGGCGCCGCAGCGCGATGCGATTGATCTGCTTTTGCTGGCGGATATTGACTGGCTCGAAGAGCGCCACCGGCGGCATTTTCAGGAATCTTACAACCATGTCACCCGCCATGTGGAGGATCTGGATGCCATTCGCGAACGCTGTCAGATCGTCAAGGACGAGATTGCTCATGCGCAGGCGGATCGCCTGAACCGGCAAATGTATATGCTCTCGGTGATCACTGCGATTTTCCTGCCGCTGGGATTCATGACCGGCCTGTTGGGTATCAATGTTGCTGGTATTCCCGGCGCGGGGGATGGGTCTGCTTTCTGGATTTTCGTTGGCCTGTTGGCGGGAATCGTCGCCATTCAGATTGCCCTTTTCAAATGGCTTCGATGGTTTTAGAAAGCTGCGGCTTTCGGATTTTCGGAAGTGCTTTTTGAGACTCTCGACAATGTTTGTTCGGCTCCTGCTTTTGGGCAGGGGCCGTTTGCGCTTTTGACTGTTCGCAAGACACTCCATTGTGAACGGGCTGCTGGAAATTTTGCCCCATGGATGTATGATTTATTTCGGCAATCTGGGGGTGAATGTGCTGAATTTCCTGTTTGATGATTCTGACTATAAAAGCATCCGCAAAACGATCTTTGCGGTTGGATGGGTCAATATTGCGGTGTTTCTACTGCTGAAAACCAAAGGCGTTTCGATTGGCGACCTTTTTTACACCAGCAAGAAAGTGGATGCGGTGACGCAAAACGTCCCACTGATAACCAACATAGAATTGCATGTGCTGCTTGGAGTGGTTCTGGCCTATTTGCTTGCTCGGCTGTGGTTTGGCCGTAAACTGGCTAGGGAAAAGGCATTGATTACTTGGGAAAATGAAAAAATTCAGCAATTGCCTGATTTTGTTAAGTCTTGTGAGCGGTTGATAGAGTTTTCCGAAAGATTTGACTATGATATGGGAGTTGTAGAGGCTGAATTGAAAGGTTTTAAGGAAGTACTAGGAGGTGTGAATGAGAGATTGAACGAAATGGAAGGTTCATTTGCTGATCAAATTAAGGGTTTTAAAGTCAATTATGATGGCTTGGAATGGGGTGCTCAAAAAGATATTGGTGAAAAGGTAAGAGAGTTCCGAATATTCGTTAATGGCATTTTTGAAGAATTGAAAATGAAATCGAATTCGGTTTTCGCGGAGAAAACTGGTGGGCATGGTGTCGACACTGTGAAGGGTCTTTCTGCGCTCCTAAAGTCCATCAAAGATATGAATGAATATAATGAAACTTCGAATTTGGTTGTAAGGCTTAGAGAGCTGGATCAGATTTTACTTGAAAAACGAGGGGAGTTTAGGGCTCAAAGAGCAGTGGAGTTTGATCTATTTGAATTTTATTTTCCGCTTGTATTTGGCCTCGTTTCTCTGGCGATAGGTCTATTCGAAATTCTCCGCATTCCGTTAAACACGCCATGTCAGTTGTTGTTTGACACTGCAAGGGCCTTCTGCCTGTCGGGTGTCTAATCCACTTTGGTTGGTTGCGTGAATGGTTTGAGGCCGGGTTGAATGTCCTTTCTCGCTCTTTCCTCTTTCCCCTGCAGGCTTTCTCCTCTATATGATCGCCTCTACAATCAAGACTGTTTCATAGGAAAAGACTAGGAAAAGACAATGAAGCTGGGTGGTCGA includes the following:
- a CDS encoding SCP2 sterol-binding domain-containing protein, whose protein sequence is MMTDGTVRSFPPCVARLTQFLPLMPLERLIAAAANRIAFEHPEFFERLGDYAEKCFVVIPTDLDWIACLTFYNERVQIRLSRSIDAFPNRDVTVSAPFMSLLDLMDGEEDGDALFFSRDLSIEGDTEAVLALRNALDDAEIDFIHECAQMAGKLSRPVETGGKAILETFRNSSFTSATRQANDNGFGMEPMHGVYPT
- a CDS encoding zinc transporter ZntB, which encodes MNEHILQACLLDGKGGSTPLSKEQLADMGQIDGVVFIYFDGSRPETRDSLKTAFPMLDLLVQDALLDVDTRPRMTQMDEGVLLMLRGANLNDGQEPEDMVSVSVWADPNRIICVSYEGVRALGDIYALLQSGKGPKDSGQFLSMLCKRLIQRLEPTLSALDDATDAIEELVLVTPDLSLREQIADVRGQAIAFRRYLAPQRDAIDLLLLADIDWLEERHRRHFQESYNHVTRHVEDLDAIRERCQIVKDEIAHAQADRLNRQMYMLSVITAIFLPLGFMTGLLGINVAGIPGAGDGSAFWIFVGLLAGIVAIQIALFKWLRWF
- the guaB gene encoding IMP dehydrogenase, with the translated sequence MAIILEPSTGREALTFDDVLLQPDHSIVMPGEVNISTRLTKEIELNLPILSSAMDTVSEAKMAIAMAQAGGMGVIHKNLTLEEQAEQVRQVKKFESGMVVNPLTITPDYTVEEAKAVTTRFGFSGVPVVEGTKDGEKTGRLVGILTHRDLRFASDPEQRVYELMTRDNLVTVTEQVSQNEAKRLLHQHRIEKLLVVDDKYHCVGLITVKDIEKSRLNPNACKDAQGRLRVAAACSVGDKGFEMAEALMDAEVDALVVDTAHGHSQAVLDVVTRIKKVSNGVQVIAGNVATASATKALIDAGADAVKVGIGPGSICTTRIVAGVGVPQLTAVMDCSNAAAEAGIPTIADGGIKFSGDLAKALAGGAMVGMVGSLLAGTDESPGEVYLYQGRSFKSYRGMGSVGAMARGSADRYFQAEVRDNLKLVPEGVEGQVPYKGPVSAVLHQLAGGLRAAMGYTGSKDLAEFRERAKFVRISSASLRESHAHDVTITRESPNYGGVS